One genomic region from Hydrogenobacter sp. encodes:
- the trxB gene encoding thioredoxin-disulfide reductase: MVEISEDTLYDCIIVGGGPAGLTAGLYAARAKMNTLLFEKGTIGGQIAITDLVENYPGFPEGISGKELSLRFKEQAERFGLKVVKGEVVKVEKSGREVILHLRNGQILRTKTLIVASGSNPRKLGVPGESEFLNRGVSYCATCDGALFEGSPIAVIGGGDSATQEALFLTRFGSVVYLIHRRDQLRAQKHLQEKVFSNPKIKFIPNNVVEEIKGSDFVERLILKNTKTGDLSELPVEGVFIFIGLEPNTGFLRDILKLDERGYILTDERMRTNLEGVFAAGDCRSGSTGQVAVAVGEGCIAAMEAEKYIEYNF, translated from the coding sequence ATGGTGGAAATTTCTGAAGATACGCTTTACGATTGTATCATAGTGGGTGGTGGACCTGCAGGGCTTACCGCAGGTCTCTATGCTGCCAGAGCCAAGATGAACACACTCCTCTTTGAAAAGGGAACCATAGGAGGGCAGATTGCTATAACCGATCTCGTTGAAAATTATCCGGGTTTTCCTGAGGGTATAAGCGGTAAAGAGCTTTCCTTGAGATTCAAGGAACAGGCTGAGAGGTTTGGACTTAAGGTGGTAAAGGGAGAAGTGGTCAAAGTGGAAAAGAGCGGTAGAGAGGTAATTCTGCACCTCAGAAACGGTCAAATACTGAGAACAAAAACCCTGATCGTAGCATCTGGATCAAACCCAAGGAAGTTAGGTGTTCCTGGAGAAAGCGAGTTTTTAAATAGGGGTGTGTCTTACTGTGCTACATGTGATGGAGCGCTTTTTGAGGGTTCACCCATAGCGGTTATCGGCGGTGGGGATTCAGCCACACAGGAAGCACTTTTTCTTACAAGGTTTGGGAGTGTAGTTTATCTCATTCACAGGAGGGACCAGTTGAGGGCTCAAAAGCACCTTCAGGAGAAGGTATTCTCAAATCCGAAGATAAAATTTATTCCAAACAACGTTGTTGAAGAAATAAAAGGGAGCGATTTCGTTGAAAGGTTGATATTGAAAAATACAAAAACGGGTGATTTGTCAGAGCTTCCTGTAGAGGGTGTATTCATATTCATAGGTTTGGAACCCAACACAGGCTTTTTGAGAGACATCCTCAAACTTGACGAGAGGGGATACATACTTACCGATGAAAGAATGAGAACGAATCTTGAAGGCGTTTTTGCAGCTGGAGATTGCAGAAGCGGTTCAACAGGTCAGGTGGCGGTTGCAGTAGGGGAAGGATGTATAGCCGCTATGGAAGCGGAAAAGTACATAGAGTACAATTTCTGA
- the trxA gene encoding thioredoxin, with translation MAGSVIVLTESNWHTEVINSDRPVVVDFWAPWCGPCRIIAPIIEELAVELGDKVKFGKLNTDENPNIAMQYGIRAIPTIMLFSKGEVADTRIGVQPKEALRQMILSHL, from the coding sequence ATGGCAGGAAGTGTGATAGTCCTCACTGAAAGCAACTGGCATACGGAAGTGATAAATTCGGACAGACCTGTAGTGGTGGATTTTTGGGCACCTTGGTGTGGTCCATGCAGGATCATAGCACCTATCATAGAAGAACTTGCCGTAGAACTTGGTGATAAGGTGAAGTTCGGTAAGCTAAATACTGACGAAAATCCTAACATAGCCATGCAATACGGTATAAGAGCTATACCTACAATAATGCTTTTCTCTAAGGGGGAAGTAGCCGACACGAGAATAGGTGTACAACCTAAAGAAGCTCTCAGGCAGATGATACTCAGCCATCTGTGA
- a CDS encoding metalloregulator ArsR/SmtB family transcription factor: MVEVASEEKLEAWAEFLKALAHPIRLRIISVLIEGKQCVKNLSELLHTSQPNVSQHLGILRNKGIVGCKRDGSIVCYYIKDERVLEIYKILSKEV; this comes from the coding sequence ATGGTGGAAGTCGCTTCTGAAGAGAAGTTAGAGGCATGGGCAGAGTTTCTTAAAGCCTTGGCGCATCCCATCAGGCTTAGAATCATATCGGTTCTCATTGAAGGCAAACAGTGTGTAAAAAACCTCAGCGAGCTTCTGCACACCTCCCAGCCTAACGTTTCCCAACATCTTGGTATTTTGAGAAATAAAGGTATAGTAGGTTGCAAGAGGGATGGCTCCATAGTTTGCTACTACATCAAGGATGAAAGGGTGTTAGAAATCTACAAAATTTTGAGTAAGGAGGTTTGA